From the genome of Treponema peruense:
AACAACAGCGGCAACTTTTTCTTCTGCTGTCTTTTCCTCTAAACGAGCCGGAATTTCTTCTTCTTTTTCTTCGGCAGAAATATTTCTCTTTGCAGAAGCGGCCATTTCACGAGCTTCTTCAATGGAATGAACGCCAAATATTCTGTCTATGTCAAGAAGAATGTAAAGGCGTTTTTCTGCTTCCACGACACCGTAAATGTACTTGATGTTAATGTCACCAAACAGAGGGTGCGGCGGCTGGATTGAACTCTTCTGAATACCGACAACCTTGTCAATGTCATCAACTACAACACCGAAAGTCTGCTCACCGACAGTAACAATCAGCATGTTTTCGAGCGCTTCATCGTCGCTTTCGCTGACATCAATATTAAAAAAGAGCCTCAAATCAATTATTGGAATAATATCGCCGCGAAGATTGTAAACTCCCCTTACAAAAGGAAGCGTATTCGGAACATACGTAAAGTGGCCGGCCTTTGCAATTTCCTTGACCTTCATGATATCAATGGCATAATCTTTTCCTGAAAGTGAAAAAGTAACCATCTTGAAGTCAACAAGGGTTACCTTCTTTTTTTCGTCAGAAAGCCTTGAATCCGAACTGTCATCAAAAGCTTCTGTTGTTTTTGCCAGTATGCTTAATTTATCCTGAATAGTTGCCATTTATTAACTCCTTCCCGCGCTTTTAATGGCTTCTGCCTCACGAAGCTGCTGGGCATCGAGTTCCTGTTTTACACCAAGCTCAAGAAGCTGGCTTACATCTATAATCAAAGAAACAGATCCGTCTCCCAATACCGTTGCGCCGGCAATTCCCGGTGAAGAAGTAAACTGATCGTGCAGAGGCTTTATAACAACATCTTCTTCACCAATCAGAGCATCTACCATAACGCCGATCTTCTTTTCCTGGGAACCGACAATAACGATAAAGCAGTATTCACTTTCATCACTGCGGCGGATATTGAACAGTCTGTTCAGCCTGAGAATAGAAATAACTTCGTTTCTTACGTTCAAAACTTCATAATTGTCTATTGTACTGATAGTTTCGCGCTTTACACGCTGGCTTTCAATAACATTTGCAATAGGTATTGAGTAAATTTCTTTTCCGACACGAACCAGAAGACCCTGAATAATTGCAAGAGTAAGAGGAAGTCTTATAGAGAACTTTGAACCCTTGTCTTTTTCGCTGGTAACGCTTATGGTTCCCTTGAGTTTTTCTATCATAGTCTTGACAACATCAAGACCTACTCCGCGACCCGAAACGCTGCTTATTTTATCGCTTGTAGAAAATCCCGGAAGGAAAATAAGGTTGTATGCTTCCTGATTTGACAGAACCTTGTTGGGGCTTATAAGTCCCTTCTTTATTGCCTTTTCGCGTACTTTTTCTACATTGATACCCTCACCGTCATCGATTATGTCAATGACAATCATGTTTCCTTCATTGGAAGCCTTGAGAGTAAGTGTACCTGTCTCTTTTTTACCCAGTTCCAGACGACGCTCCGGGGGTTCAATACCGTGGTCAACAGAGTTTCTGACACAGTGCATGATAGGATCAAGAAGATCATCAACTACAGTCTTGTCAAGTTCTGTATCTTCACCTTCTATAACAAGGTCTACTTTACGGCCCAAATCCTTGCTCAAATCGCGTACAACCCTTGGAAAGCGGTTAAAAATAGTTCCAATCGGAACCATTCTTATTTTCATAACGCCTTCCTGAAGTTCACTGGTAATGCGTCCCAAATTCTGGGTAGTTGACCTGTATTTGCTTGAAGAAGCCTTGAAGTCATTTTCAAATACATCAAAAAGACCTATCATTCCGCCTACTTCTTCTACAAACTTCTGCCTTGCATCTTTTAAGGACATTCCTGCCTGAATGGATTCTACAAGTTTGGGGAATGAATCAATAAGATGATGCTGTTTTTCCTTGTATGCAGAATTCAAATTCTGAAGTCTTATCTGAAGGTCGGCCATATGAAGACCGTTCTGGTTGAATGCGGCTTTTGTAATTACAGTTTCGCTTACAAGATTCATAAGGTTATCTACACGCTTTGAATCTACGCGAAGAATTGAACCTGTCTGAGCCACGGCATGGGACGGCTGCTGTATGGATTTCTTTGCCTGCTGAAGGTTTTCTGTAGTAGCCGGAACCGATTCCTGCTTTTGTACGGTCTGCGGAGCCGCTTCTTTTTCAGCAGGAGCAGCGGTCTGTACGGGTTCCTCTTTGGGCTCTTCCTTTACTAGAGCAGGCTGTTCCTTAACAGGAGCTGCAGCAGAAGATTCGACCAGATGTGCATCAGTTGCTGTCGTAACATCGTCAAGGAAAGCAACATCTTCAAGGACAGACTGTTCTGCAGAAGATGCTATATAGTAAACTACCTGCGGATGGAATTCATCCTCGTAGAGTGCTTCAAAGTCAGGAACTGTTTTAAGTACGGTTCCGCAGTTTTTAAGAGCCGCAAATACCTGAATTCCGCCGACGCTGTTCATCGGGTTTGATTCATCGAATGTAACGTTTACTGTCCAAAGCTTCTGTCCGTCCTGTACTGCATCGTTAAGTTCCGAAAGTTCTTCTGCAGAAATAGGCGGAACAGGAGGCATTCCTGTATCTGCACCGGCAGCAGCAGGAACCATCTGGGGTTCACTCTTTGCAACAGAAGCCGAACCAAGCATTCCGGCGGGGAGTTTTACAGGGGCAGACTTCTTTTTTTCTCCCTTTTCAGGAATAAATGACATTATCTTTTTTACAATGGGATCTGTGTCTGCATCATAAACTGTCCCCGAACTTCTTGCTTCAAGCATAGCCTTTATTGTGTCTATTGCCGAAAGCAGAACATCAACTATTGGTTCGGATACAGAAACAGAACCGCTTCTGAGAGCGTCAAGAAGATCTTCTACTTCATGACAGAAAGTTGCAAGTTCTGTCATTTCTACAGTAGCGGAACCTCCCTTTAAAGTATGGGCAGCTCTGAAAATCTCATCTATTGCGTCATGATTTGACGGATCATTTTCTATAACAAGAATATTGCTTTCAAGAGTTTCTACCTGCTGTTCAGCTTCGGAAAAGAAATCTTTAAGAAGTTCCTCATTATTTGCATCAAGATAATCACTCATACCTATATTTTAATCGGATATCTATATAAGTCAAGCAATCAGGTTGCTTTTTTGAAAGGTTTTCAAATGTTTTTCGGCTGCTAAAGATATATAACTCCAATGCCGATAATAAAAAAAAGACCCGTACTGATTTTTATGCTGAACTAAACCGGTACTTTCAGGGAGGACACAGTGAAAAAATTTTTAGGAGCATCAGCGGCCCTTCTTGTCGCTTCTTCTGCGGCTTTCGGCCTTCAAATGCCGTACTTCAGCGGATACGCCGGATTTTTGTCTGACATTTACAATACAAAAAACTCAGATGCCATGGCTCCGAAAGTTTCTGCGGAAACATTTTTTTCAGGACAGCTTGACTTTGGCGGAAACCTGCTTTTGCGCGGGGAATTCTATATGCAGGCCAAGGATTTGTTCGGACAGAATATTTTTAAAGACCCTGATGAACCGAATTCTTTCTTCAGACTGGAAGAAATATCTGCTACATACAAAATAGGAACACTCAATTCAACCCATTATTTGAGCGCCTTTCTTGGAAACTTTGAGCCGGCGGGTTCTGACATTTTTATTCAGCGCCAGTTTGGGGTTGCACCTATTACATCAATGCTTACAGAAAGCTGGCACGGTCTGAGCGGTGCTTCTGTCTATCCTTTCTACGGTGGCGGTCTTGCATACGTTCTTCACCCGCAGAAACCTTTTGCACTTGAATTTTCACTTTACAACAACGAGCAGATAAAAAATGCAGGAACATCACAGGAAATCAACAGAAATGCAATAAATACAGACTTCAGGATTGCAACTGTTCTGCCAAAACTGACACTTGACTTTTCGGCAGGCCTTGCATTCCCCATTGACAAAACTGATGATGCAGGAAACAAAGTTATTCTTATTATCAGGGAAGTCCAGTTCCATACGGGAATAAACATGCTCATCGGAGACAGACATATGTCTTCTTTCTTTATGCAGGCAGGATTCAACAAACTGACGCTTAACCCTTCTGCCACTGACGAAAACACAAACAAACTGTCCTTTTCTGACCTGTATTTTCTTCTGGAACCGCGCCTTATGCTCAGAAACTGTACTATAAACATAACAGCATTCAATATTCCGACAGAAAGTGCAGACGATATGCTTTATCTTAAGGGAATCGTAACAAAGGATGAGACAATAAACAACCTTCTGGGAATGAATCTCTGTGTAGTTTCTGACAATCTTTATCTTGGAAACACGAATTTTACATTCGGTATACACGGAACATTCTTCTTTACAGACTCAGACCTTGAAGATGCAATAAATGACTTTCAAAGTGTTATAGGCTGGAACAAAGAATTTCTTGTTACTCCTTTCATAAAATTCCCTGTTTTCGGCGGAACTTTGAACGGAGCGGTGTCGGTAAGTTGCCTTGAACTGGCTTCTGACTGGAAGTCCGCAATCCAGGCAACTGTCGGTTTTAGAAGCCAGTTGTAAGATAAATGGGGTTGTTTGCGACAACACCTTTTATCTTTACGAGTTTCAGCAAGCAAAAACCCGTAAAGACTAATTAAGGCATCACTTTATATTTGCTAAAACCAGCAGAAAAACTACATATTGAAGGACTTGAGTCTTTCGCAGGCTTCCTGGATATTTTCGCGATGACCGAAGGAACTGAATCTTATGAAACTTTCACCGCTCGGTCCGAATCCTGCGCCCGGTGTAACTACAACATTGCACTGACGGAGTATTTCATCAAAAACATCCCAGCTTTTCTTTCCTGTAAATTTTGCCCAGACATAGGGTGCGTTTCCGCCTGAATAAACTTCTACACCCATTTTTTTGAAATTGTCACTTTCAAGGGCGCTTCTGATAAGGGCAGCATTTTCGAGATAATATCTGATTGTCGCATTCATCTCGGCAAGACCGGTTTCATCCAAAGCTGCGTATCCTCCTGCCTGGGCAATATTGCTTGCTCCGTTGAATGCAGTATTTGTAATTCTGGCCCAGGCATCACATACACGTGAACCGTCTTCAAACTTGAGATTTTCGGGAACAACGCACCATCCAAGACGTACACCGGTGAATCCGGCTGGTTTTGAGAAAGACTGCATTTCTATTGCACAGTCCTTTGCCCCTTCTATCTCGTAAATTGACTTCGGAAGATTTTTATCCTGAATAAAGAAAGAATATGCTGCATCAAAAAGAATTATACAGCCGTTAGCCTTTGCAAATTCAACCAGTTTTGAAAGGTTTTCGCGTGAAGCAACTGCACCGGTCGGATTGTTTGGTGAACAGATGTAAATAAGGCTGTCTTTCTGAACTACTGACAGGTCAGGAAAGAAATCATTTTCTGGAAGACAGGGCATGTATGTAATATCATCAAAACCATGGTCAGTCACGGGATGCTTTCCGCCGGCACCAGCCATTACAGAACCGTCTACATAAACAGGATAAGAAGGATCCTGAACTGCAACCTTCACTCCCCTTCCGAACATTGCCTGAAGCCTACCAAGGTCACACTTTGCACCGTCTGAAACAAAAACTTCTGAGGGAAGAATTTTACCCGAGTAGATTGCGCTTGAAATTCTTTCACGAAGTTTGGGCATTCCGGCACTGTCATCCTGATAACCTTCGTAGCCTTCTTTTGTTCCCATCGCTTCAACAAAGTTTTTCATTGCTTCAACGATATGGGGTGTAAGCGGCTCGGTTGTATTTCCTATTCCAAGGCTGATTATTTTTGCATCTGGGTTTGCAGCCTGAAACTCACGGCGGCGCTTTGCAATTTCGGGAAAAAGATATCCTTTGGCAAGATTTGTGTAGTTTTCGTTCTTCTTTATCATAAAAGTCCTCTTGAGCGATTTTCAGAATTTTTGAAAGTTTAACATTTTTTTTTGTACGGTTCAATACAGCCTTGAAATTCTGTGCCGCAGGTCTTGGTTAAGGTACAGCGTAAATTCTGCATTTTTTCCTTCGACCGAATTAACCGTAATTCTGGCATGGTGTGAGTCAGCGATGGTTTTTGCAATTGACAGTCCAAGACCGCATCCGCCTGTTGCACGTGCCCTAGAGGTATCTGCCCGATAAAAGCGGTTGAATATTTTTGTAAGGGCATCTTTTGGAATTCCGTGTCCGGTATTAAAGACTTTTATAAAACACTTTCCGTCACTCATTCCAGCACTTACCCTTACAAGATCGCCCTTTTCTGAATTTTTAAGCGCATTGTCCAGAAAAATTACAAGGCACTGCTTTATTCTGGACTCGTCGGCATATACGTAAACGGGGGTTTGGGGAATTTCTGTTTCGAGCTTTTTACCTTGTTCAAAAACAACACTTTCAAAAGGGAGAACGGCACATGCACAGCAGGAAGCAAGATCAAATCTGACCGGGTTCATCTCAAGACGGCCAGAATCGTTTCTTGCAAGAAAGAGCAGATCTTTTATGAGTGCCGACATGCGCATGTTTTCTTTCTTTATATACTCCAGCCATTTGTTGCCGGGAATTTCCTGTTCAAGAACATCAGCATTTGCACCGATTACGGCAACCGGAGTTTTGAGTTCGTGGCTTGCATCTGCAATAAACTGTTTCTGGCGTACAAAGGCTTCTTTTACAGGTTTTATTGCCCAGAATGAAAATCCCCAGCAGATAAAAAATGCAATTACAAGACTTACAAAAAAAACTGCAAGTGAAATGAGCGTAAAATTAAACTGAAGATGAATCTCGTTGCGCCTGTCAAGAATTACGATGAGGTATCCGTCTGCATGGGGTCTCATCCTGAATGCATAACCGTTATAAAGTTTATGCGAATAATCTGCTGTTCTGTCAGCAAACATGCGCGCAATTATTGTATTAAGTTCTTCATCTGTTTCTGAACTGGAAAAATCGCTTATTGTTCTGTACAGCCGGCCGCTACTGTTCAAAAGACCGGAATAAAAATTGCGGAACCCGGCAGGCATTGGTGAAAACGGAAAAAGAAATTTTATTATTGACAAATGTGAATCCTGCTTTTCAATTTTTGCGCCGTGGTTATAGGAAAAACGTTCGTATTCAAAGGCCGGCGGATGCCCGTCATGTTCAAGCAGATCCTGCATAAAACGTTCGGAACCGTCGTAATTTGTAAGGGCAAGATTATAATTGAGCATAAAAACAATAACGGCCATTATTACAGCTATTATTGTCAGAGAAATAAACGAAAACTTTAAGTGAAGACGCCTGAACACTTACTGCCAAAAAGAAAATTACTTTCCTTCCTCCAGGGAATAACCTATTCCGCGCGAAGTCCTTATCTGGGTTGTGACTTTGAGCTGTTCCATTTTTTTTCTGATAAAGGAAATATAGACTTCAACATTATTGTATTCAGCATCGCTGTCACCGCCCCAGATTTTTTCTATAATGCGCTCTTTTTTTATAATCTGGCGCGGGTTTTCGAACAAAAGTTCTATTATCTGAAATTCTTTGAGCGAAAGTTTTATTGCTTCTCCACCGACTTTCTGAAGTTCACAGTTGCTTTTGTTAAGGACAAGATCTCCGAAGGAAACAGTATTTTCGCGGACTTCACCCTTGCGCCGTGTAAGAGCCCTGAGACGTGCAAGCAGTTCTTCAGTGCTAAAAGGCTTTACCAGGTAATCATCGGCCCCCGTATCAAGACCTTTTACCAGATCAGACACATCATCTTTTGCGGTAAGCACAAGAACCGGAACAGAATTTTTTTCGGCACGAAGAGTTTTCAAAACTTCAAAGCCGTCCATTCCGGGAAGCATAATATCAAGAATTACGGCATCATATATTCCGCTGCGGGCATATTTTAAGCCGTCAGTACCGGTATAAACTGCATCTACACCGTAACGGCGTTTCTGGAATATTTCTACAAGAGCCTGTGAAAGGCGTATTTCATCTTCGACTAAAAGAATTCTCATTGGGACAGTATACTATATTTTCCTGCCGTTAACCAGCATAAATTACTAACATTATGACTAGCACATCTTAAAAAGCTGCTCAATAAACGGTTCTCTTACAACCATGACCGAACAGTGTGCGCTTCCTATAATCTCGGCATCCTGTTCGGTTACAACATCATGAACCAAAGAAGACGTAGTGCGGCTTCCGCCTGTTGTTCCGCCCAAAAGAACGAGATTTGCCTTATATTCATCGGCGGCAGTAATTATTTCTGACCAGACGGCACCTTTTCTGAGTTCAACGTCTATTTTTACGCCTTTGGTTTTTGCAAGGGAAGCAACATACGAAAGGTTTCTGTCCCCGTCCTGCTGAAGGTTTCCGGCAATGGTATCCCCTTCTTCCTTTACAATAAACTTGGAAAGTGCAAGCTGGCGGATTGTTGCAGTATCTACAACATACACAACCTTAAGGCTGCACTTGTACTGCCTTGCCATAATTATGCCGAACATTACTGCCCGCAACGAAGACTGAGAACCATTGTATGCCACAACAATACGCTGAAAAAGAGGTTTTATCATTTTACTCCCTGCCTGTTCTTTAAAGATTTCAAGACAAACACATTATCTCTTTCACGTTCTTCAAGGACACTTTCAATGTACTTTACGGTGTCTCTTGCCTGCGGAATTACCATCTTGTCAAGTGCGTTTACGCGACGCTGCGTTTTTTTGACTTCAAGTGCCAGTCTCCATGCTATAGTCCTTATGCTGGCCATCTGTGTAAGAAGTGAAAGAAGTTCAAAAAAATCTTTCATTACTTCGTCGCTGTCGGCAAAGGTTCCCAGCATTGAAGAAAAAAGCTCTCTTTTGGGAAGATTTACGTCTATTGTTGTAAACGTCATTCCGCCAACAACGACAGGCTTTTTTGTTATATCGAATTTGTATTTTACCGCATGTGCAATGCGTTCGACACGGTCACCACCCACCGCCATAAGCATGTTCTTGAGCGCAGGATATGCTTTGGCAATACACTTGTCAATTTCACGCTCAAGAAGTTTTATTTTTTCAACAATGCGCATAAGTTCCATTACAAGAATCTCACGCTTCTGTTCAAGAAGATCATAGCCTTCGGTACTGACCTGAAGCTGTTCTTTTATTGAGAGAAGATTTGACTTTGTAGGAGCTATATTCAGCCTTGCCATTATTCTGCTTCCTTTTCCTTTGGAAGATATTTTTCTATAAGATCCGTCTTTATTCTGTACAGTTCGTCCACCGGAAGGATTGACAGAAGTTTCCAGCCCAAATCAAGTGTTTCATCAATTGAGCGGTCTTCGTACTCACCCTGGGTAAAAAACTTTGACTCAAGCTCGTTTCCGAACTTAAGGTAAAGGCGGTCCAAAGAAGACAGCTCTTCTTCACCGATAATGGAAGCAAGGTTGCGTATGGACTTAACCTTACTGTACGAAGCAAAAAGCTGGCTCGAAACAGAAGCGTGGTCTTCTCTTGTCATACCTGCACCGATTCCGTCTTTCATAAGGCGGCTCAAGCTTGGCAGTCCGCTTACAGGAGGATACATTCCCTTCTGCGACATTTCGCGGTCAAGAACAATCTGGCCTTCTGTAATGTATCCCGTAAGGTCAGGAATAGGATGGCTTATGTCATCGTTGGGCATCGTAAGAATAGGAATTTGGGTAATCGAACCTGTACTTCCCTGAATTTTTCCGGCACGCTCGTAAAGTTCCGCAAGATTTGAATAAAGATATCCAGGATATCCTTTTCTTCCCGGAACTTCACCGCGGGTTGTAGAAATTTCACGAAGGGCCTCGCAGTAGTTGGTCATATCTGTCATTACAACAAGAACATGCATGTTGCATTCAAAAGCCAGATATTCAGCTGCAGTAAGGGCACATCTTGGTGTAATAATTCTTTCTATGGAAGGTGCATCTGCCAGACTCTGGAACATTACTACCTTTGAAAGAACACCGCTTTCCTCAAAAGTATTCTTAAAGAACTGGGCAACGTCGTACTTGATTCCCATTCCTGCAAAAACCATTACAAATTCTTCGTCACTGTTCAAAAGTTTTGCCTGTCTGATAATCTGGGCTGCAAGCTTATTGTGGGGAAGACCGTTACCGCTGAATATAGGAAGCTTCTGTCCGCGAATAAGAGTGTTCATTCCGTCTATGGAAGAAATTCCTGTCTGAATAAAGTCACGCGGGTAAACACGGGCATAAGGGTTAATGGGGTTTCCGTTTACATTTACCTTTCTGCTTGAAATAATTTCGGGGTAACCGTCAATGGGTTCTCCAAGACCGTTGAAAATTCTTCCCAAAAGGCCGCGTCCTACCCTCAGTTCCAGAGGTTCTTCAAGGAATTCAACGGTTGTCGAATCCAAATCCAAGCCTGTCGTGCTTCCGAAAATCTGAACAACAGCGGCAGTTTCGTTCAAGTC
Proteins encoded in this window:
- a CDS encoding chemotaxis protein CheA; translated protein: MSDYLDANNEELLKDFFSEAEQQVETLESNILVIENDPSNHDAIDEIFRAAHTLKGGSATVEMTELATFCHEVEDLLDALRSGSVSVSEPIVDVLLSAIDTIKAMLEARSSGTVYDADTDPIVKKIMSFIPEKGEKKKSAPVKLPAGMLGSASVAKSEPQMVPAAAGADTGMPPVPPISAEELSELNDAVQDGQKLWTVNVTFDESNPMNSVGGIQVFAALKNCGTVLKTVPDFEALYEDEFHPQVVYYIASSAEQSVLEDVAFLDDVTTATDAHLVESSAAAPVKEQPALVKEEPKEEPVQTAAPAEKEAAPQTVQKQESVPATTENLQQAKKSIQQPSHAVAQTGSILRVDSKRVDNLMNLVSETVITKAAFNQNGLHMADLQIRLQNLNSAYKEKQHHLIDSFPKLVESIQAGMSLKDARQKFVEEVGGMIGLFDVFENDFKASSSKYRSTTQNLGRITSELQEGVMKIRMVPIGTIFNRFPRVVRDLSKDLGRKVDLVIEGEDTELDKTVVDDLLDPIMHCVRNSVDHGIEPPERRLELGKKETGTLTLKASNEGNMIVIDIIDDGEGINVEKVREKAIKKGLISPNKVLSNQEAYNLIFLPGFSTSDKISSVSGRGVGLDVVKTMIEKLKGTISVTSEKDKGSKFSIRLPLTLAIIQGLLVRVGKEIYSIPIANVIESQRVKRETISTIDNYEVLNVRNEVISILRLNRLFNIRRSDESEYCFIVIVGSQEKKIGVMVDALIGEEDVVIKPLHDQFTSSPGIAGATVLGDGSVSLIIDVSQLLELGVKQELDAQQLREAEAIKSAGRS
- a CDS encoding response regulator transcription factor is translated as MRILLVEDEIRLSQALVEIFQKRRYGVDAVYTGTDGLKYARSGIYDAVILDIMLPGMDGFEVLKTLRAEKNSVPVLVLTAKDDVSDLVKGLDTGADDYLVKPFSTEELLARLRALTRRKGEVRENTVSFGDLVLNKSNCELQKVGGEAIKLSLKEFQIIELLFENPRQIIKKERIIEKIWGGDSDAEYNNVEVYISFIRKKMEQLKVTTQIRTSRGIGYSLEEGK
- a CDS encoding V-type ATP synthase subunit B, which codes for MRGVEYSGLTAVDGPIVVVRRSENSFYDEVVYVRDKNGEKKTGRIIDLNETAAVVQIFGSTTGLDLDSTTVEFLEEPLELRVGRGLLGRIFNGLGEPIDGYPEIISSRKVNVNGNPINPYARVYPRDFIQTGISSIDGMNTLIRGQKLPIFSGNGLPHNKLAAQIIRQAKLLNSDEEFVMVFAGMGIKYDVAQFFKNTFEESGVLSKVVMFQSLADAPSIERIITPRCALTAAEYLAFECNMHVLVVMTDMTNYCEALREISTTRGEVPGRKGYPGYLYSNLAELYERAGKIQGSTGSITQIPILTMPNDDISHPIPDLTGYITEGQIVLDREMSQKGMYPPVSGLPSLSRLMKDGIGAGMTREDHASVSSQLFASYSKVKSIRNLASIIGEEELSSLDRLYLKFGNELESKFFTQGEYEDRSIDETLDLGWKLLSILPVDELYRIKTDLIEKYLPKEKEAE
- a CDS encoding LL-diaminopimelate aminotransferase is translated as MIKKNENYTNLAKGYLFPEIAKRRREFQAANPDAKIISLGIGNTTEPLTPHIVEAMKNFVEAMGTKEGYEGYQDDSAGMPKLRERISSAIYSGKILPSEVFVSDGAKCDLGRLQAMFGRGVKVAVQDPSYPVYVDGSVMAGAGGKHPVTDHGFDDITYMPCLPENDFFPDLSVVQKDSLIYICSPNNPTGAVASRENLSKLVEFAKANGCIILFDAAYSFFIQDKNLPKSIYEIEGAKDCAIEMQSFSKPAGFTGVRLGWCVVPENLKFEDGSRVCDAWARITNTAFNGASNIAQAGGYAALDETGLAEMNATIRYYLENAALIRSALESDNFKKMGVEVYSGGNAPYVWAKFTGKKSWDVFDEILRQCNVVVTPGAGFGPSGESFIRFSSFGHRENIQEACERLKSFNM
- a CDS encoding V-type ATP synthase subunit D; translation: MARLNIAPTKSNLLSIKEQLQVSTEGYDLLEQKREILVMELMRIVEKIKLLEREIDKCIAKAYPALKNMLMAVGGDRVERIAHAVKYKFDITKKPVVVGGMTFTTIDVNLPKRELFSSMLGTFADSDEVMKDFFELLSLLTQMASIRTIAWRLALEVKKTQRRVNALDKMVIPQARDTVKYIESVLEERERDNVFVLKSLKNRQGVK
- a CDS encoding universal stress protein, whose product is MIKPLFQRIVVAYNGSQSSLRAVMFGIIMARQYKCSLKVVYVVDTATIRQLALSKFIVKEEGDTIAGNLQQDGDRNLSYVASLAKTKGVKIDVELRKGAVWSEIITAADEYKANLVLLGGTTGGSRTTSSLVHDVVTEQDAEIIGSAHCSVMVVREPFIEQLFKMC
- a CDS encoding sensor histidine kinase, encoding MAVIVFMLNYNLALTNYDGSERFMQDLLEHDGHPPAFEYERFSYNHGAKIEKQDSHLSIIKFLFPFSPMPAGFRNFYSGLLNSSGRLYRTISDFSSSETDEELNTIIARMFADRTADYSHKLYNGYAFRMRPHADGYLIVILDRRNEIHLQFNFTLISLAVFFVSLVIAFFICWGFSFWAIKPVKEAFVRQKQFIADASHELKTPVAVIGANADVLEQEIPGNKWLEYIKKENMRMSALIKDLLFLARNDSGRLEMNPVRFDLASCCACAVLPFESVVFEQGKKLETEIPQTPVYVYADESRIKQCLVIFLDNALKNSEKGDLVRVSAGMSDGKCFIKVFNTGHGIPKDALTKIFNRFYRADTSRARATGGCGLGLSIAKTIADSHHARITVNSVEGKNAEFTLYLNQDLRHRISRLY